Proteins co-encoded in one Cervus canadensis isolate Bull #8, Minnesota chromosome 15, ASM1932006v1, whole genome shotgun sequence genomic window:
- the LOC122453953 gene encoding 10 kDa heat shock protein, mitochondrial-like, with amino-acid sequence MAGQAFRKFLPLFDRVLVERSAAETVTKGGIMLPEKSQGKVLQATVVAVRSGSKGKGGEIQPVSVKVGDKVLLPEYGGTKVVLDDKDYFLFRDGDILGKYVD; translated from the coding sequence ATGGCAGGGCAGGCATTCAGAAAGTTTCTTCCCCTCTTTGACCGAGTATTAGTTGAAAGAAGTGCAGCCGAAACTGTAACCAAAGGAGGCATTATGCTTCCagaaaaatcacaaggaaaagtATTGCAAGCAACGGTGGTAGCTGTTAGATCAGGCTCTAAAGGAAAGGGTGGAGAGATTCAGCCAGTTAGTGTGAAAGTTGGAGATAAAGTTCTTCTCCCAGAATATGGAGGCACCAAAGTAGTTCTAGACGACAAGGATTATTTCTTATTTAGAGATGGTGACATTCTTGGGAAATATGTTGACTGA